A window of Methanocaldococcus vulcanius M7 genomic DNA:
CGAATCGATGAATAAATTAGGAACTGCAAACTTGGAAGAGTTTTTAAAATACTTAGAAAACATTAATTTTGAAGAAAAAGAGCCCACGGCTTAACTATAATCAAAAATATCATAAGAAATTTGGTAAAGGGAAAAGAAAGTTTTTTATATTATTATCAGCTTTCTATTTTAATAGGTAATATCAAAATAATCATCAGGGTGAGATTAATGGAATTACCTCCTCAAATTCAGGCACAATTGATGCAGTTGCAACAATTACAGCAACAGTTGCAGATGATTTTAATGCAGAAGCAGAGTGTTGAAACAGAACTAAAAGAGTGTAAAAAGGCATTAGAAGAATTAGAAAAATCGACAAGTGATGAGGTCTACAAATTGGTAGGCGGTCTTTTCATTAAAAGAAAAAAAGAGGAAGTTAAAAAAGAACTCGAAGAAAAGGTAGAAACATTAGAGTTAAGAATAAAAACATTAGAAAAACAGGAAGAAAAATTACAGGCAAGATTAAAAGAGTTGCAAGAAAAAATTCAAAAAATGATACCAACTGCACAGTAAATTAAATCTAATTTCTTATCAGTAATTATTTATTATTTTTAGATTTTTTAACCTAACTATTTTATTAATGAAATTTATATTTTTTCATCATCCTTTCTATTCTAACATCCCTTCTAACAAGTTCTTTAATCCATTAAAAAGTTAAAAAGTTTTAGGAGAATTATTTAAAGAAAAAAAGAAACATCATAACACTAAATATTTTAATAATTTTAAATAATACTTTAATTCATAATGCTGACCTCCTCTCCGAGCTGAAGTTCGGAGCTTCCTTAGCGACAACTAATGGTGAAGATTATGGCCTCATCTGAAAAACTGATAGAATACTTAAAGAGAGATGAGATTCTCTTTTTATGCCACCACAATGCAGATCCCGATGCAATTGGAAGCTGTGTGGCTTTGAAATATCTTGCCTCATATTTAAACCCCCAGGGAACATTTAAAATTTCCGCAGATTCGGTTAGCAAAATTTCAAGAAATATATTAAACGAGATTGGAGAACATATAGATGTAGAGATATATCCAAAATTACCGAAAACTGTTTTTATTGTTGATACTTCTTCAATTAATCAGCTTAAAGTTAACTTTGAAGAGTTAAAGAAAAGAGACGTTATAATAATAGACCACCATAAAAAAACAGATCTGGCAGAGGTTTCTAAATTTCATATAATTGAAGAGAACCGCCCCTCAACATCAGAAATTATTGCTGAAATATTTAAAGAACTTAGTATATTTCCTCCAAAATACGTAAGAATTGCCCTTCTATGTGGAATTGTATATGATACGAAACACTTAAAACTTGCCAATCAAAAAACCTTTGATATAATAAGTTATCTGATAAAAGGAATTAGTTTTCAAAAAATACTATATCTCCTCTCTCAAGAGAGCGATTCCAGCAAAAGAACAGCCCACTTAAAAGCATGTAGTAGAATGGAGATCAGAGAAGTTGATGGAATAAAAGTAGCATTATCATACGTGAGTTCTCACGAGGCCTCCTGTGCAAAAACGATTGTAAGTATTGGGGCGGATGTTTCTTTTGTTGTGGCAGTTAGGAAGAAAGAGAAGGAGATAAGAGTAAGTGCAAGATGTAGAAAGCACGTTTCAAAGTATGTCCACATGGGAGATCTTATGGAAGAATTGGGAAAAGAGCTTAAAGGAAGCGGAGGGGGACATAGTGAAGCAGGGGGTTTAAATGCTCCTTATGATAGATCTAAGAGTAAAGATGAGATTATAAAGGAAGTGCTGGATCTCTGTTATAGAAGATTTGTGGAGAAGTATAAAACAGCAAAAACAAGAGATAATAAGATGTATAATAAGATGTAATTATAATAGGGATGTAATAAAAATATTTGAAAATGAAAAAATCAAATATATAATTTAGAATCTAAAATGTGATGACATTATCACTTTCCTTTACAAAGGCAATTAAATCATGCATTGTAGCTAATTTAGCCCCTTCAATTAAATCCTCTTCTTTTAGTCCTCTTGCCTTACAACATGGTCCACAAACTTTAACAACAGCTCCTAAGTCGATTGCATTTTTCAACAACTCTAAATAGTTAGGAACATCGGAAGGATTTTGTTCAGTTTTCGCAACATAAACACCATTTTCAAGTAAAAAAATGTTTACATCAACACCTTCCAATAAGGCAGTTAACGCAAATCTTAACGCTGAATAAGCTCTCTCTTTTCCATAAGGTGCCTCTGTGATAATTACAGTAAACTTCATCCCCTCACCTGATTTTTCTTTTTTTATTTATTTTTTGATTTAATTTCTTTTTTATTTTGTTTATTTCCTTTATTTTTTAATTACAATTCTGAATCCATCTTCGGTTTCTTCTGCTAATACAACAGTGTATCCGTTATTCTCAACGAATCTTTTTATATTCTCCAAAGCAGGTTTGTAATCACCTATCACTTCTAACTCCTCTCCTTCTTCTAACTCTTCTAACGCTTTTTTTGTTTTTAAAACTGGAACTGGACAAACATCTCCTTTAACATCAAGGGTTTTCATAAATCTCACCTTTCATTGAACAGCAATTAGTTGATTACATTCAATTTAAATATTCACATATATGTTTTGAATTATGACGTATAAATTCTATTAAATCAAGTTTAGTCAATAATCAATAGTTTTAATAAAAATATTTCTTATAAAAAATTAATCTGAAAAAAAATTAATCGCATATAGGTTATTTAATTTTTTAATATGATAGTTTTATAAGAAGGTAAAAATAAAAGATAAAAATATTAGAATACCCCATCGATCTTTTCACCACACACCTTGCATCTTCCAGTAGCAATATCTAACTCTATAATTTGAGTGTCAAATATATCTCTCTTTATCAGCAAAGCCCCACAGTTTGGGCAGTAGGTATTTTCCCCATCATGCCCGGGAACATTACCTATGTAAACGTATTTTAACCCCTCCTCGATAGCTAAATTTCTCGCTATCTCTAAGGTTTTTATAGGGGTTGGGGGAACGTTGGTTAATTTATAATCGGGATGAAATCTTGAAAAGTGAAGAGGAGTTTCTTTTCCTAATTCATCTCTTACAAAATGTATAATAAATAATAAATCATCTAAGTTATCATTATAACCCGGAACTACCAAATTGGTTATTTCTACCCAAATTCCCAATTTTTTTGCCAACTTGCATGTTTCTAAGACAGGATCTAATGTGGCTTTGCATATCTTTTTATAGAATTCAGCATTTCCTTTAATGTCGATATTCATTCCATCTATAGGGAGAGCTTTTAATGGATCTTTTTCAATATATCCGTTAGTGATCATAACATTAAATAATCCTTCCTCTCTTGCTATACTTGCAGTATCGTACATAAATTCATAGTAAACCGTTGGTTCTGTGTAAGTGTATGCTAAACCAGGACATTCATATTTTAGGGTAAGATCTACGATCTCTTCGGGAGTGGTTTCTCTATGTGGGATCTTATCTGGTGGAAATTGTGATATACTCCAATTTTGACAGTGCAAGCATCTAAAATTACAGCCACCAATTGCTAATGATAAAACACGACTTGTTGGATAGAAATGAAATAGGGGCTTTTTTTCTATGGGGTCTATTGCCAATGAACAGACCTTTCCATATCCAACAGCATATAATACCTCATTTATATTCTCTTTATTCCAGCAGAACCCCCTTTCTCCATTTTTTATAATACAATGCCTTGGGCAGATATTACATCTAACCTTATTTTCATCGATAACTTCATAAAACATTGCTTCTCTCATAGTTCTCCCTCTTAAAAATATTAAAGTTAAAAGAGTTAATTTGCATTGATTATTAAACAATTTAGTTAAAATTTTTTAATTTTATTTAATTATTTAATTTTACAACTTTCCTCGAATTGCAAATACTTCTGTTATTTCCATCAATATTTTATTTTTGTAAATTATATTATATGTCCTTTTTGGTAATCTGTTATGGCTGGTTTTTAGGATTTTTTTTAGGTCGCTATTTATTTCAGCGATCCCAATCTTGATTATCTCTCTTCTTGTTTCTAAGTTGTGTTTTCTTATAATCTTTCCAATGGGAATATCGGCAGAGAGAAGGTCTTTTTTTATCTCCTCTCTAAGATTTTCCTCCTCGATATTTTTAAATGGTGTTTTTGAAATTGCATAAACAAGAGGGATCTCATTAACTTTAAGAACCACTTCTCTATAATTTGTATTGTTAAGAATTACTTGCTTTATCGTCTCAACTGAACAAGCATCTTCAAATAATATCTCTAAAATGTTTGTTATGCTTCCATCAGTTCCTAATAGTATTTTTTCTTCGTTTAAGAGAGGAAATATTCTGTTTAATTTGGCAATCTCCTTATATACGATCATGATTATCTACCTTAAATGTGGTGAGATAATGAATAATAGAATCAGCAGATTTTTAAAGTATATGGAAAATGAGGGTATAAAAAAGGTAGTAGTTTTAAAGAAGGAAAACATTAACTATTTTTTAGGTAAGTATTTTACAAGCTTTTCAGCCCTGGTTTTTGAAGATCAGGCATATCTTTATGTTGGAAATCTTGATAAGGATTATGCAGAAGAACTCTTCAACTTTTTAGAGGTTAGAGAATTTAAGAGTTGGAGGGATCTGTTTAACGGATGTGATGGTGTTGAAGAGTACCTTCCTATTACATATTTAAAATACCTTAAAAAAGATTATAAAATAATATCTAAGAAAATAAAAGAGATGAGAATGATAAAAGACAGTGAAGAAGTAAAAAATATTGAAAAAGCTGCCAAGATTAGCGATAAAGCGATAGAGTGGATTTATAAAAATTTAGACGAAGTAAGAAAAATGACAGAAATAGATGTTGTGGCAGAGATCGAGTATATTATGAAAAAACATGGATCAATAAAGCCAGCATTTGATTCAATAGTAATATCTGGAAGAAAAACATCGTTTCCTCATGCATTACCAACAAACGATCGTATAAATGATATTTTATTAGTGGATATAGGGGCAGTTTATAATGGCTACTGTTCTGATATAACAAGAACATTTTTACTTGAAAATAAAAATACTGAATATAAAAATAGAGATTCTAACCTGAATATTGAAAAAACATATGAATTAGTTTACGAAGCGAAAAGATATGCAGAAGAGCATTTAAAAGATGGAATTTCAGCGAGATCTCTTGATTGTATGGTTAGGGAGTTTTTTGGAGAATATAAAGATCTGTTTATACATTCGTTAGGACATGGAGTTGGTTTAGAAGTCCACGAGGAGCCGAGAATATCTTGTAGGGTTAGCGATAAGGAAGATGTAATTTTAAAAGAAGGGATGATAATAACAATAGAGCCGGGATTGTATTTAAAAGATCATTTTGGTGTTAGGATAGAAGATCTCTACTTGGTAAAAAAACAGGGATTTAAAAAATTGTCCTCTGCCAAAATTCCAAAGTATTAAATTGAATCTAAATAAAAAAACATTAAAAAATTTTTTCAGTTTTTATAAGTTTTTAGTAAATCAAACACGCTTAACGTTCCAACAACCTCATCTTTATCATTAACTACTGGATAAGCAACATCTTCGTTTTTTATCATCTCATTTATAAGATCATCAGTTATCTCATCCTCCTCTTTCAAAACTTTTACCTCATCAATCAATAGCATTAAATCCTCTATCTTTGAGTGCTTACAACCCATAAGCAGATCAAGAGCAGTTATCCAGCCAACTAATTTCCCATCCTCAATAACTGGGGCGTAGTTTTTATGTTCCTCATATAAAAGTTGAACAACCTCTCCACCAATATCGTTCGGAGAGACGTTTATAAAGTTCTTATTCATAACCTCTTTAATTTTCATAATTTCACCAAATTTTTCTTTTATCTATTTTATTTTATTTCATTTTATTTCTTAGTATTTCTTATTTTACTTGCTTTACTCTTTTATCTTCTTATATATTTATTGAATATCTATTTACTCATTAAATTAAATTAGCAAATATGATGTGAATATCGTTTTTTCTAAATTTTATTAAGACGATTTCCAAACCGTTAAAGTTATTTATTCGTTCCTATATTAATGATTATCGAAAAAAATGTGTTCAAAAAAATAATAAAATAACATAATAAAACATCATGGTGATAGGTATGAAAAACTGCATTGCCAATATCCCAGAAGTTAGAGAGATGGTTGAAAAGGCAAAGTTGAAAGGCATTGAGACACCACACACAAGATTTCCAAACCAATTCCCAAAGTGTCCTTATGGGTTAAAGGGTGTTTACTGTATATTATGTGCTAACGGACCCTGTAGAATAACAGAAAAAACTCCTTACGGTGTTTGTGGAGCAACAGCAGATGTTATTGTAGCAAGAAACCTCTGTAGAGCAGTTGCTGCTGGAACATCATGTTATGTTCACTGTGCTGAAAACGCTGCAAGAGCTTTATTATCAGCTGGAAAAGGAGAAGGAAGCTATGAAATAAGAAATGAGAAAAAATTAAAGTTTTTAGCGAAAAAACTTGGATTTGATGCAAATAAAGACGCTAAGCAGTTAGCTGTTGAAGTAGCAGAGTTTGTATTAGATGATATGTACAAACCAAGATGGGAGAAGAGTGAATTAGTCCCAAAACTCTGTCCAGAGAAGAGATTGGAGGTATTTAAAAAATTAGATATTCTTCCAGGAGGAGCTAAGGGAGAGATTGTCGATGCATTAACAAAAACCTCAACAAACTTAAACAGCAATCCAATGGATTTATTGGTTCACTGCCTTAGATTAGGATTACATGCTGGCTTTACAGGGCTTTTAATGACTTGTTGGCTAAATGACATCTTATTTGGATCACCAAAGATTACAGTAGTTGAGAATGGGTTTAGCTCAGTTAAGCCAAACAACGTAAATATTATGATAACAGGGCATCAACATGCATTAATTCAGCCATTATGTGAGGTAGCGATGGAAGAGGACTTAATAAAAATGGCAAAAGAGGCAGGAGCTGATGAGATTAAAATCATTGGAGCTACATGTAACGGTCAGGATATGGAGACAAGAATTGCTCACTTACCAGAGAGTTTCGTTGGTTATATAGCAAACAACTTCACAACAGAGCCATTAGTTGCAACTGGATTAATTGATGCCGTTGTCTCAGAATTTAACTGCACATTCCATGGATTGAAGTTTGTTGCTGAAAAGAC
This region includes:
- a CDS encoding DsrE/DsrF/TusD sulfur relay family protein — protein: MKFTVIITEAPYGKERAYSALRFALTALLEGVDVNIFLLENGVYVAKTEQNPSDVPNYLELLKNAIDLGAVVKVCGPCCKARGLKEEDLIEGAKLATMHDLIAFVKESDNVITF
- the cooS gene encoding anaerobic carbon-monoxide dehydrogenase catalytic subunit; the protein is MKNCIANIPEVREMVEKAKLKGIETPHTRFPNQFPKCPYGLKGVYCILCANGPCRITEKTPYGVCGATADVIVARNLCRAVAAGTSCYVHCAENAARALLSAGKGEGSYEIRNEKKLKFLAKKLGFDANKDAKQLAVEVAEFVLDDMYKPRWEKSELVPKLCPEKRLEVFKKLDILPGGAKGEIVDALTKTSTNLNSNPMDLLVHCLRLGLHAGFTGLLMTCWLNDILFGSPKITVVENGFSSVKPNNVNIMITGHQHALIQPLCEVAMEEDLIKMAKEAGADEIKIIGATCNGQDMETRIAHLPESFVGYIANNFTTEPLVATGLIDAVVSEFNCTFHGLKFVAEKTKTKLICIDDVAYVEGAEFIEWKPEDAKEKAREIIKKAIEAFKERKGMQKDYYDEKVKSVVGVGEESLVEFLGGSVKPLIELIASGKIKGVVGVVGCSNLASGGHDNIIVTLTKELIKRDILVLAGGCVNSPLKHAGLFDPASAELAGENLKEVCKSLGIPPVLNFGACLSIARIEQVAVAIAEELGVDIPDLPVAASAPQWLEEQALADATYAVDMGFTVHVSPVPFVTGSELVTKVLTEAVEGLTGGKLIPEPNPYKAADLLEKTIMEKRKKLGI
- a CDS encoding prefoldin subunit beta, with translation MELPPQIQAQLMQLQQLQQQLQMILMQKQSVETELKECKKALEELEKSTSDEVYKLVGGLFIKRKKEEVKKELEEKVETLELRIKTLEKQEEKLQARLKELQEKIQKMIPTAQ
- the amrS gene encoding AmmeMemoRadiSam system radical SAM enzyme; amino-acid sequence: MREAMFYEVIDENKVRCNICPRHCIIKNGERGFCWNKENINEVLYAVGYGKVCSLAIDPIEKKPLFHFYPTSRVLSLAIGGCNFRCLHCQNWSISQFPPDKIPHRETTPEEIVDLTLKYECPGLAYTYTEPTVYYEFMYDTASIAREEGLFNVMITNGYIEKDPLKALPIDGMNIDIKGNAEFYKKICKATLDPVLETCKLAKKLGIWVEITNLVVPGYNDNLDDLLFIIHFVRDELGKETPLHFSRFHPDYKLTNVPPTPIKTLEIARNLAIEEGLKYVYIGNVPGHDGENTYCPNCGALLIKRDIFDTQIIELDIATGRCKVCGEKIDGVF
- a CDS encoding sulfurtransferase TusA family protein, with the translated sequence MKTLDVKGDVCPVPVLKTKKALEELEEGEELEVIGDYKPALENIKRFVENNGYTVVLAEETEDGFRIVIKK
- a CDS encoding CBS domain-containing protein, whose amino-acid sequence is MKIKEVMNKNFINVSPNDIGGEVVQLLYEEHKNYAPVIEDGKLVGWITALDLLMGCKHSKIEDLMLLIDEVKVLKEEDEITDDLINEMIKNEDVAYPVVNDKDEVVGTLSVFDLLKTYKN
- a CDS encoding DHH family phosphoesterase, yielding MASSEKLIEYLKRDEILFLCHHNADPDAIGSCVALKYLASYLNPQGTFKISADSVSKISRNILNEIGEHIDVEIYPKLPKTVFIVDTSSINQLKVNFEELKKRDVIIIDHHKKTDLAEVSKFHIIEENRPSTSEIIAEIFKELSIFPPKYVRIALLCGIVYDTKHLKLANQKTFDIISYLIKGISFQKILYLLSQESDSSKRTAHLKACSRMEIREVDGIKVALSYVSSHEASCAKTIVSIGADVSFVVAVRKKEKEIRVSARCRKHVSKYVHMGDLMEELGKELKGSGGGHSEAGGLNAPYDRSKSKDEIIKEVLDLCYRRFVEKYKTAKTRDNKMYNKM
- a CDS encoding chorismate pyruvate-lyase family protein, which produces MIVYKEIAKLNRIFPLLNEEKILLGTDGSITNILEILFEDACSVETIKQVILNNTNYREVVLKVNEIPLVYAISKTPFKNIEEENLREEIKKDLLSADIPIGKIIRKHNLETRREIIKIGIAEINSDLKKILKTSHNRLPKRTYNIIYKNKILMEITEVFAIRGKL
- a CDS encoding M24 family metallopeptidase, whose product is MNNRISRFLKYMENEGIKKVVVLKKENINYFLGKYFTSFSALVFEDQAYLYVGNLDKDYAEELFNFLEVREFKSWRDLFNGCDGVEEYLPITYLKYLKKDYKIISKKIKEMRMIKDSEEVKNIEKAAKISDKAIEWIYKNLDEVRKMTEIDVVAEIEYIMKKHGSIKPAFDSIVISGRKTSFPHALPTNDRINDILLVDIGAVYNGYCSDITRTFLLENKNTEYKNRDSNLNIEKTYELVYEAKRYAEEHLKDGISARSLDCMVREFFGEYKDLFIHSLGHGVGLEVHEEPRISCRVSDKEDVILKEGMIITIEPGLYLKDHFGVRIEDLYLVKKQGFKKLSSAKIPKY